One window of Sporocytophaga myxococcoides DSM 11118 genomic DNA carries:
- a CDS encoding cytochrome c oxidase subunit I has translation MIAKQYLFTAIFWALLGSLFSVIMRIQLGFPNADVSWLKPLLGKWIQDGRLDPEFYLSMVTIHGTIMIFFVLTAGFSGTFSNLLIPLQIGARDMASPFINMLSYWLFFISGFIMFCSLFLSTGPAAGGWTSYPPLSALPEALRGSGGGVTLWIISMVFFIVSTLLAGLNYITTVLNLRTQGMSMTRLPLTVWGLFFTAILGLVSFPVLFSAMLLLLADRTFGTSFFLSEIYIGGKPLHFNGGSPILFEHLFWFLGHPEVYIAIMPAFGITSEVISTFSRKPIFGYSAMVVSFFIITILSALVWAHHMFVSGMNPFLGSVFSLTSFIIAVPSSVKVFNWLATLWRGSIEFTPAMLFAIGMVSFFITGGLTGLFVANPAIDIMVHDTHFVVAHFHLVMGSAAMFGFICGVYHWFPKMFGRLLNPQLGYLHFWITFAGIYLIFFPMHYVGMAGFPRRYYSFTIFESFSKYYDLNILISVAAFATFGGQLIFIFNFIHSMYRGRAAGKNPWKSNTLEWTTESVPGHGNWKGPLPIVHRWPYDYSKPGAKEDYISQTVPYSETMDSNTPEDQQRGGKSNIVEGEKKDEDI, from the coding sequence ATGATCGCTAAACAATATCTTTTTACAGCCATCTTCTGGGCTCTTCTCGGTTCTTTGTTTTCTGTAATCATGAGAATTCAATTAGGATTTCCCAATGCAGATGTCTCCTGGCTTAAACCTCTTCTTGGAAAATGGATACAGGATGGAAGACTTGATCCTGAATTTTATCTTTCAATGGTCACGATTCATGGAACCATCATGATCTTTTTTGTGCTCACAGCAGGGTTTAGTGGGACTTTTAGCAATCTTCTTATTCCTCTGCAAATAGGTGCACGAGATATGGCATCTCCATTTATTAATATGCTAAGCTATTGGCTGTTTTTTATTTCCGGCTTCATTATGTTTTGCTCTTTGTTTCTCTCTACTGGTCCTGCTGCGGGAGGCTGGACAAGTTATCCTCCTCTGAGCGCTCTACCAGAAGCATTGAGAGGGTCGGGTGGTGGAGTAACCTTGTGGATCATCAGTATGGTTTTCTTTATTGTCTCTACACTTCTAGCAGGATTGAATTACATTACGACTGTTCTTAATTTAAGAACTCAGGGAATGTCTATGACAAGGCTTCCTCTTACAGTCTGGGGCTTATTCTTTACCGCAATTCTCGGGCTCGTTTCTTTTCCTGTTTTGTTTTCAGCAATGCTGTTATTACTTGCTGACAGGACATTTGGTACTAGTTTTTTCCTTTCAGAAATTTACATAGGAGGAAAACCTCTTCATTTTAATGGTGGTAGCCCCATTCTCTTTGAGCATTTGTTCTGGTTTCTTGGCCATCCTGAAGTATATATAGCTATTATGCCAGCATTTGGTATTACATCCGAGGTGATCAGCACGTTTTCCAGAAAACCTATATTTGGTTATTCTGCTATGGTAGTTTCTTTTTTTATCATAACTATATTATCTGCATTGGTTTGGGCACACCATATGTTTGTATCAGGCATGAACCCATTTCTCGGTTCTGTATTTAGTCTGACCTCATTTATAATAGCAGTACCTTCATCAGTGAAAGTGTTTAACTGGCTTGCTACGCTCTGGAGAGGAAGTATTGAATTTACTCCCGCTATGTTATTTGCAATTGGCATGGTTTCATTTTTCATCACAGGCGGACTTACCGGGTTGTTTGTCGCCAATCCTGCTATAGATATCATGGTGCATGATACGCATTTTGTGGTAGCTCATTTTCATTTGGTAATGGGCAGCGCTGCTATGTTTGGCTTTATCTGTGGTGTTTATCACTGGTTTCCCAAAATGTTTGGGCGGTTGTTAAATCCTCAATTAGGTTATCTTCACTTCTGGATTACTTTTGCAGGTATTTATCTTATATTTTTTCCAATGCACTATGTAGGAATGGCAGGATTTCCAAGGAGGTATTATTCATTTACAATTTTTGAATCCTTCAGTAAATATTATGATTTGAATATTCTAATCAGTGTCGCGGCATTCGCCACCTTTGGAGGGCAACTTATCTTTATTTTTAATTTTATTCATAGTATGTATAGGGGTAGAGCGGCTGGTAAAAATCCCTGGAAATCCAATACACTAGAGTGGACTACTGAATCAGTACCAGGCCATGGAAACTGGAAGGGACCGCTACCAATTGTTCATCGCTGGCCATATGACTATAGCAAACCGGGAGCTAAGGAGGATTATATCAGTCAGACTGTTCCTTATTCTGAAACTATGGATTCTAATACGCCCGAAGATCAGCAAAGAGGAGGCAAATCCAATATTGTGGAAGGGGAGAAGAAAGATGAAGATATTTGA
- a CDS encoding c-type cytochrome: protein MKIFDYLLFILLFFLLCISESSSGQSKELPSDKASINKGRELFLNNCNVCHAISIEKIGPALSSIPKRRPLSWLLSFIKNSQSMIAAGDTHAVFIFKSYNNTVMPSFKKLSDDDIYDVLAYIQAASKTGVSKDLYPEALLSGSYGEAALHGKFLFEQQCAVCHAFDKEVIGPALGSTPKTRPISWLIPFVHNSQELIKKGDPYANFISEQYDHYKMPAFTYLSEKDIRDIFLYLNAKTSGPIHISGSNAALNPDLSPMPKLKVDPGPPRMSFEEGSHYRRFISLNLMQGLFLLGALIHIAFIIAMAFGFFKLINK, encoded by the coding sequence ATGAAGATATTTGATTATTTACTGTTTATCCTTCTGTTCTTTCTTCTTTGTATTTCTGAAAGTTCCTCAGGACAAAGTAAGGAGCTTCCTTCGGACAAGGCAAGCATTAATAAGGGAAGGGAATTGTTTCTCAATAATTGCAATGTATGCCATGCCATATCTATAGAAAAGATAGGCCCAGCATTATCAAGCATACCTAAAAGAAGACCGCTTAGCTGGTTATTGAGCTTTATTAAAAACTCCCAAAGTATGATTGCTGCAGGAGATACTCATGCAGTCTTTATTTTTAAAAGTTACAATAACACTGTAATGCCATCCTTTAAAAAACTATCAGATGATGATATTTATGATGTGTTGGCATATATCCAGGCTGCTTCTAAAACAGGTGTTTCAAAAGATTTATACCCGGAAGCTCTGTTAAGCGGAAGTTATGGGGAAGCGGCATTACATGGTAAATTTCTTTTTGAACAGCAATGTGCCGTTTGTCATGCCTTCGATAAAGAGGTTATTGGTCCGGCTCTTGGAAGTACACCTAAAACCCGCCCTATCAGCTGGCTGATTCCTTTTGTGCATAATTCTCAGGAATTGATTAAAAAAGGAGATCCTTATGCTAATTTTATATCAGAGCAGTATGACCATTATAAAATGCCGGCTTTTACATACCTGAGTGAAAAGGATATCCGTGATATTTTTCTTTATTTGAATGCTAAAACTTCCGGCCCCATCCACATTTCCGGTTCCAATGCCGCTTTGAATCCTGATCTTTCTCCAATGCCAAAATTAAAAGTTGATCCCGGACCTCCCAGAATGAGTTTTGAGGAAGGAAGTCATTATAGGAGGTTTATAAGTCTGAATCTTATGCAAGGGTTATTCCTGTTGGGAGCTTTGATACATATAGCATTTATAATCGCAATGGCTTTTGGATTTTTCAAGCTGATAAACAAGTAG
- a CDS encoding pyridoxal phosphate-dependent aminotransferase, with the protein MRQKILSGGAKELSYEIREIVKKADQLKNLGLTIYWENIGDPIQKNSEIPLWMREIISDLVMDNKSYSYCPSKGNLETRNFLAKLNNARGGAQITADDILFFNGLGDAIAKVYQFIDPTLRVIGPSPAYSTHSSAEAAHANQVPITYKLDPNNHWYPDLDDLYNKVKYNPNIIGILIINPDNPTGMVYPYETLKRIVEIAREFKLMLISDEIYLNITYNGARAYSLAEVIEDLPGIAMKGISKELPWPGSRCGWMEYYNKDKDKEFTKFCAALDNAKMIEVCSTTLPQLAIPKIMGDPRFKPYRKELNERIGRRSKIIADILCEIPELMFNETFGAFYNTIIFKEGVLRSDQKLKIENPEVKKLVESWVEKEDVALDKRFVYYLLASTGICVVPISSFCSDLKGFRITLLEENEEMLRNNFIRLREAIREYLASKAETVRVIA; encoded by the coding sequence ATGAGACAAAAGATATTAAGCGGTGGAGCAAAAGAACTTAGCTATGAAATAAGGGAAATAGTTAAGAAAGCTGATCAGTTGAAAAACCTTGGCTTAACTATTTACTGGGAAAATATTGGCGATCCGATCCAGAAAAATTCCGAAATTCCTCTTTGGATGAGGGAAATTATTTCAGATTTGGTCATGGATAATAAATCTTACAGTTATTGTCCCTCCAAAGGTAATCTTGAAACAAGAAACTTTCTTGCTAAACTGAATAATGCCAGAGGTGGAGCTCAAATTACTGCGGACGATATATTGTTCTTTAATGGTCTGGGTGATGCAATTGCAAAGGTATATCAATTTATAGACCCTACTTTAAGGGTTATAGGACCATCTCCGGCTTATAGCACCCACTCTTCAGCTGAAGCTGCACATGCAAATCAGGTTCCGATTACTTATAAGCTTGATCCAAACAATCATTGGTATCCTGATCTGGATGATCTTTATAATAAAGTAAAATACAATCCGAATATCATAGGAATTCTGATTATCAATCCTGATAATCCTACAGGGATGGTTTATCCTTATGAAACTTTGAAAAGGATTGTAGAAATAGCCAGGGAATTCAAACTAATGCTGATCAGTGATGAGATTTATCTTAATATTACATACAATGGAGCAAGAGCATACTCTCTTGCTGAGGTAATTGAAGATCTTCCTGGAATAGCAATGAAAGGTATTTCTAAAGAGCTTCCTTGGCCTGGTTCAAGATGTGGCTGGATGGAGTATTATAATAAGGATAAAGACAAAGAGTTTACTAAATTCTGTGCTGCATTGGACAATGCAAAGATGATTGAAGTTTGCTCTACTACTTTGCCTCAGCTGGCCATTCCAAAAATTATGGGTGATCCTAGGTTTAAACCATATAGAAAAGAACTTAATGAGCGCATTGGAAGAAGAAGCAAGATTATAGCTGATATTCTTTGTGAAATACCTGAACTGATGTTTAACGAAACATTCGGTGCGTTTTACAATACCATAATTTTTAAAGAAGGTGTATTAAGATCAGATCAGAAACTGAAGATTGAAAATCCGGAGGTGAAGAAGCTTGTAGAAAGCTGGGTTGAAAAAGAAGACGTGGCCTTGGACAAGAGATTTGTTTATTATCTGCTAGCTTCTACAGGAATATGTGTTGTTCCTATTTCATCCTTCTGTTCTGATCTGAAAGGCTTTAGAATTACACTTCTTGAAGAGAATGAAGAAATGCTTAGAAATAATTTTATAAGGCTCAGGGAAGCGATTAGAGAATATCTGGCAAGCAAAGCGGAGACTGTAAGAGTAATAGCTTAA
- the nrtS gene encoding nitrate/nitrite transporter NrtS produces MQSTFMKFALRPATVKKGLMVSLVVGTVLNVINQGDLFIYQKWESLSFFKLFLTYVTPFLVSVYSTATALVNFAKVEKYNT; encoded by the coding sequence ATGCAATCTACTTTCATGAAATTTGCATTAAGACCTGCGACTGTGAAAAAAGGACTGATGGTAAGTTTAGTAGTGGGAACTGTTTTAAATGTCATCAATCAAGGTGACCTCTTTATATATCAGAAATGGGAAAGTCTTAGTTTCTTTAAATTATTTCTGACATATGTTACGCCCTTTCTGGTTTCAGTGTATAGTACGGCTACAGCTCTGGTAAACTTTGCCAAAGTAGAAAAGTATAATACTTAA
- a CDS encoding malectin domain-containing carbohydrate-binding protein translates to MKKTFGTTLFFCFLILSELHSQVIDWVKPYEGEFATKLENIDADSNRYVYESNEELSPEGWSIIVSYLVKYDKNEVLIWKAPLPGVNYVDGIAKLDSDGNIISVAVTDYYSNLLVSKFTPSGNKVFETSTTQNSAGCFVFPRYVSIDSDNNIYIAGNLNGFYQFGSFSLKCQIDYETPYFIQYFDEPFLVKINSQGQYTWGKLASSSEPYGNISTALTTDKFGNVYLGGSYLSNINFQGETLLNTSNYHDLFCIKYDSTGNRIFALGRGTAEGMEVVEKLSHDDEGNIYLQGIADFPFALDSWTASGSFLVKFSNGVIGHPIEYRINAGGPDIDAADKNWEKDYQLQRSVYLDPFSSNHTTGSWHYWQGINTTGAPNVLFGSNRYDLPFGGELSYNFPLSNGIYRLSLFFAEKVPGVTQTGVRIFDVNVEGKEVLSNYDIFASAGFNADKKNFYVKVTDGVLDVDFIRNIGNPQVNGIEIVSLETATLYASSRSADHIIPATNGGSKYNVFGRDADVIYISSEVENTLPVNFKIYDMLGKLVYEENVSSSDKQFKLDTKQFGDQQGLYLINLNNEEIIKMIK, encoded by the coding sequence ATGAAGAAAACATTTGGGACTACATTGTTTTTTTGCTTTTTAATTTTGTCAGAACTTCATTCCCAGGTAATAGATTGGGTAAAGCCTTATGAAGGGGAATTTGCTACTAAGCTGGAGAATATTGATGCAGACAGTAACAGGTATGTTTACGAAAGTAACGAAGAACTTTCTCCTGAAGGCTGGTCAATTATTGTTAGCTATCTTGTAAAGTATGATAAAAATGAAGTGCTGATATGGAAGGCGCCGCTGCCAGGTGTTAACTATGTTGATGGAATAGCAAAGCTTGATTCTGACGGAAATATTATATCAGTTGCTGTCACCGACTATTATTCAAATTTACTAGTATCAAAATTTACCCCATCAGGTAATAAGGTTTTTGAAACTTCAACCACTCAGAATTCCGCAGGTTGCTTCGTTTTTCCAAGGTATGTTAGTATCGACAGTGATAATAATATCTACATTGCTGGCAATCTGAATGGATTCTATCAGTTTGGTTCTTTCTCGTTAAAATGTCAGATTGATTATGAGACCCCATATTTTATTCAATATTTTGATGAGCCTTTTCTAGTTAAGATTAACTCACAAGGACAATATACATGGGGAAAACTTGCTAGTAGTTCTGAACCATACGGAAATATATCCACTGCTTTAACTACAGATAAGTTTGGAAATGTTTATTTAGGAGGAAGCTATCTTTCTAATATCAACTTCCAGGGGGAAACTTTGCTTAATACTTCAAACTATCATGATCTTTTTTGTATAAAGTATGATAGCACTGGAAACAGGATATTTGCGTTAGGCCGAGGCACAGCAGAAGGTATGGAAGTGGTGGAAAAATTATCTCATGATGATGAAGGTAATATTTATCTACAAGGAATTGCAGATTTCCCTTTTGCTTTAGACAGCTGGACTGCATCCGGATCTTTTCTGGTTAAATTCTCTAATGGTGTGATCGGACATCCTATTGAATACAGAATCAATGCTGGAGGTCCTGATATCGATGCTGCGGATAAAAACTGGGAAAAGGATTATCAATTGCAACGTTCCGTTTATCTGGATCCTTTCAGCTCAAATCATACAACAGGAAGCTGGCATTATTGGCAAGGTATTAATACTACAGGAGCTCCTAATGTATTGTTTGGATCGAACAGATATGATTTACCTTTTGGCGGAGAACTGTCATATAACTTTCCTCTTTCAAACGGTATCTATAGGTTGAGTTTGTTTTTTGCAGAAAAGGTACCAGGAGTAACTCAAACGGGAGTGAGGATTTTTGACGTGAATGTTGAAGGTAAAGAAGTACTTTCTAATTATGATATTTTCGCAAGTGCTGGTTTCAATGCAGATAAAAAGAACTTTTATGTAAAGGTAACTGATGGTGTACTGGACGTAGATTTCATAAGAAATATCGGCAACCCTCAGGTGAATGGTATAGAAATAGTTTCATTGGAAACAGCAACGTTATATGCTTCCTCAAGATCTGCAGATCACATTATTCCAGCCACCAATGGAGGTTCAAAATACAATGTCTTCGGTAGAGATGCTGATGTAATATATATATCTTCTGAAGTAGAAAATACGCTTCCTGTGAATTTTAAAATATATGATATGCTAGGTAAGCTTGTGTATGAAGAAAATGTATCTTCATCTGATAAACAATTTAAGTTAGATACTAAGCAATTTGGTGATCAGCAAGGGCTTTATCTTATCAATCTTAATAATGAAGAAATTATTAAGATGATTAAATAG
- a CDS encoding sterol desaturase family protein, producing MSEKPPFKIGEGYISSYSCIFLGLLSLFAIFCFHFPEHFTTPEFREVYTGEMMKTLLMAVIIASFFFATLGFLLSKKKKLPVIGIVLCTLSVALGGFEVKSRAVDKTAWSIGLDWLLIDLFILALIFIPIEMAFPKRIGQKRFHAEWRTDLVYFAISHLFVQFFGVITQAPAKVLFGQLGLDSFHRWVQGLPFAVEFLLALLVTDLFQYWAHRLFHSHVYLWRFHSVHHSTQSMDWLAGSRTHFVDIFVTRSISFIPLYICGFSTITFNTYIIFVSIHAVLIHANTGINFGIFKYIFVTPQFHHWHHSDDPNIYGKNFAIHFPFLDKIFGTYYLPGNVWPEGTGVREANYPKGYFKQLVHPFTKSPFDKDLNMIDKSER from the coding sequence ATGTCAGAAAAACCACCCTTTAAGATTGGAGAAGGCTATATAAGTAGTTATAGCTGTATATTCTTAGGATTATTATCATTGTTTGCAATTTTTTGTTTCCATTTTCCGGAACATTTTACAACACCGGAATTTCGTGAAGTATACACAGGTGAAATGATGAAGACCTTATTGATGGCTGTTATCATTGCTTCCTTCTTTTTTGCCACACTTGGCTTTTTGTTAAGTAAAAAGAAAAAGCTTCCTGTTATCGGAATTGTACTTTGCACACTCTCTGTAGCCTTGGGCGGTTTTGAAGTAAAATCAAGAGCTGTTGATAAAACAGCGTGGAGCATAGGCCTTGATTGGTTGTTAATTGATCTGTTTATACTTGCCTTGATTTTTATTCCTATAGAAATGGCATTCCCAAAACGGATAGGGCAAAAGAGATTTCATGCAGAATGGAGGACAGATCTTGTGTATTTTGCAATCAGCCATTTGTTTGTCCAGTTTTTCGGAGTTATCACGCAAGCACCTGCAAAGGTATTGTTTGGGCAATTAGGTCTTGATTCATTTCATAGATGGGTTCAGGGACTTCCTTTTGCAGTTGAGTTTTTACTTGCTTTACTGGTAACAGATCTGTTTCAATACTGGGCTCATCGTCTTTTTCATTCTCATGTGTATTTATGGAGATTTCATTCTGTGCATCATTCCACGCAATCAATGGACTGGCTTGCGGGTTCAAGGACACACTTTGTAGATATTTTTGTAACAAGATCAATTTCATTTATTCCTCTTTATATCTGCGGCTTTTCAACGATTACATTTAATACGTATATTATTTTTGTATCTATTCATGCAGTACTGATTCATGCCAACACAGGAATCAATTTCGGAATATTTAAATACATCTTTGTTACGCCTCAGTTCCATCACTGGCATCACAGTGATGACCCGAATATCTATGGTAAAAATTTTGCAATTCATTTCCCGTTCTTAGATAAAATATTCGGAACATATTATTTGCCTGGTAATGTATGGCCTGAAGGGACAGGAGTGAGGGAAGCAAATTATCCTAAAGGGTATTTTAAACAATTAGTTCATCCATTTACTAAAAGTCCATTTGATAAAGACTTAAATATGATTGATAAAAGTGAAAGATGA
- a CDS encoding VOC family protein has protein sequence MERNVVGWFEIPVKEMDRAKKFYSTVFEKKLTDMPMDDLEMATFDMVDDGPNSGGALVKGEETTPSSSGTVVYFSCDDIQNELSRVEKSGGKIVFPKTPIGEYGFISHIIDTEGNRIGLHSVN, from the coding sequence ATGGAAAGGAACGTAGTAGGCTGGTTTGAAATACCAGTAAAAGAAATGGACAGAGCAAAAAAATTCTACAGTACGGTTTTTGAGAAAAAATTAACCGACATGCCAATGGATGATCTCGAGATGGCAACTTTTGACATGGTTGATGATGGTCCTAATTCAGGAGGAGCTTTGGTTAAAGGCGAGGAAACTACACCTAGTTCATCAGGCACAGTGGTATATTTCTCTTGTGATGATATACAGAATGAGCTTTCAAGAGTTGAAAAAAGCGGAGGAAAAATCGTATTCCCTAAAACTCCTATAGGTGAATATGGATTTATTTCGCATATAATAGATACAGAAGGAAATCGTATTGGATTACATTCAGTTAATTAA
- a CDS encoding DEAD/DEAH box helicase: MSLDQLKLNKQLITAMQDAGFSRIREFQARSVSRILGGQDLLGIGPEGCGKTTSLVLTTLMRLKYAQGEAPRALVLVPDKDTGLALLEHFTMLGKNTDLRYFGIFPGAGMEGLKEELEKGVDIVVGTPDRIQAMYYKNSINLSQLKVFIIDDAERHIKQGFQTIILQIAESLLKCQRLIFSEVYHEKLERLIEPILNHYNTVEVDIDSMEQMDVIDQVLYHVPNYKTKLNLINLLMRDTEVFSKVLIFANTKITAESICKSLDKRNPGEVALFKVNRSSYPSLPSLDAFIENSEIRMLVVSNEENPITDTADIPFIFHFDIPPSKVLFIDRIKKETQNNEKLSFSFATDIELILIRKIEQEIGQNLPVEELPIGLIIEGDRKSHKENEADEQDETKGAAFHEKKASNAKTYNYKYMERLKLFGKKNRKHKKGE, translated from the coding sequence ATGTCTTTGGACCAATTAAAATTGAACAAGCAACTGATCACTGCAATGCAGGATGCAGGATTCAGTAGAATAAGAGAATTTCAGGCAAGATCAGTTTCCAGGATTCTCGGAGGACAGGATCTACTTGGTATTGGTCCTGAAGGATGCGGAAAAACTACTTCTCTGGTATTAACAACGCTGATGCGCTTAAAATATGCCCAGGGCGAAGCTCCCAGAGCTTTGGTCTTAGTTCCGGATAAAGATACAGGACTTGCCTTGCTTGAACACTTTACAATGTTGGGTAAAAATACTGACCTGAGGTATTTTGGTATTTTTCCTGGAGCAGGTATGGAAGGTCTGAAAGAAGAGTTGGAGAAAGGTGTAGACATTGTTGTTGGCACTCCAGACAGAATACAGGCCATGTATTACAAGAACAGCATCAACCTCAGTCAGCTTAAAGTATTTATTATAGATGATGCTGAACGCCATATTAAGCAGGGGTTTCAGACAATCATTCTCCAAATAGCAGAGAGCCTTCTAAAATGCCAACGTCTTATTTTCTCTGAGGTATATCATGAAAAATTGGAACGTTTGATAGAACCTATTCTCAATCATTACAACACTGTTGAAGTAGATATCGACAGCATGGAACAAATGGATGTGATTGATCAGGTCCTTTATCATGTTCCAAACTATAAGACCAAGCTTAATCTGATTAACCTTCTGATGAGGGATACAGAAGTTTTTTCTAAAGTCCTTATTTTTGCCAATACTAAAATAACAGCAGAAAGTATCTGCAAAAGTCTTGATAAAAGGAATCCCGGAGAAGTGGCTTTATTTAAAGTAAATAGATCTTCCTATCCATCTCTTCCTTCGCTAGACGCCTTTATTGAAAATTCTGAGATAAGAATGCTTGTTGTTTCAAATGAAGAAAATCCTATTACTGATACTGCAGATATTCCATTCATTTTTCATTTTGATATTCCTCCTTCCAAAGTATTATTTATTGACAGGATCAAAAAAGAAACTCAAAACAATGAAAAACTCTCATTTTCATTTGCAACTGACATTGAGTTGATTCTTATCAGAAAAATAGAACAGGAGATTGGTCAGAACCTGCCGGTTGAGGAGTTACCTATTGGCTTGATTATAGAAGGCGATCGTAAAAGTCACAAAGAAAATGAAGCTGACGAACAGGACGAAACCAAAGGTGCTGCTTTTCATGAAAAGAAGGCTAGTAATGCCAAAACTTATAACTATAAGTACATGGAAAGACTTAAGCTTTTTGGCAAAAAAAATCGTAAGCATAAAAAAGGTGAGTAA
- a CDS encoding MFS transporter gives MNEHSRTTQRIAVGSLFFLHGLCFSTWASRIPDIQQKLKLTEASLGMVLFALPAGLLASMPLSGWLAARYGSSKVVLVAIISYGLILSFIGLAENQFELVLALLLFGVASNTVNISVNTQALLVEALYHRSIMASFHGLWSLAGFSGAALGSLMISKTVSIPIHFLIVTFFIFSIAAICSFFIPKAIKKKSKAPLFVLPDKSILIYGVIAFCCLTCEGAMFDWSGVYFKKVVLAEKDWIGVGYSAFMGTMAMGRFLADNYTTRFGLKQTLLASGLLITIGLLIAIIFPKLLTATIGFLLIGLGVSSVVPLAYGAAGKSNKVPAEIALTAVASIGFIGLLIGPPIIGIVAGLTSLRISFLIISFLGLCVALLSFVLKRDQD, from the coding sequence ATGAATGAACATAGTCGCACAACTCAAAGAATTGCAGTAGGTTCACTATTCTTCCTGCATGGTCTTTGTTTTTCTACGTGGGCATCAAGAATTCCTGATATTCAGCAAAAATTAAAACTAACAGAAGCTTCACTAGGTATGGTTTTGTTTGCATTGCCTGCAGGTTTGCTGGCTTCCATGCCTTTATCCGGATGGCTGGCGGCGAGATATGGGAGTAGTAAGGTCGTTTTGGTTGCCATTATATCTTATGGATTGATCCTTTCCTTTATAGGTCTTGCAGAAAATCAATTTGAATTAGTTCTGGCTTTATTACTCTTTGGAGTTGCAAGCAACACAGTAAATATCTCCGTCAATACCCAGGCATTGTTGGTGGAAGCACTATATCATCGTTCCATCATGGCATCGTTTCATGGTCTCTGGAGCCTTGCAGGATTCAGCGGTGCAGCCCTGGGATCATTGATGATCAGTAAAACTGTTTCAATACCAATACATTTTCTAATAGTTACTTTTTTTATTTTCAGTATTGCTGCTATTTGCTCATTTTTTATTCCCAAAGCAATTAAAAAGAAAAGTAAAGCTCCCCTATTCGTATTACCTGATAAATCAATTCTGATATACGGAGTCATTGCTTTTTGCTGTTTGACATGTGAAGGTGCTATGTTTGACTGGAGTGGCGTTTACTTCAAAAAAGTTGTTTTAGCAGAAAAGGATTGGATTGGAGTAGGTTACTCAGCTTTTATGGGAACAATGGCAATGGGAAGGTTTTTGGCCGACAACTATACCACTCGTTTCGGATTAAAACAAACCCTGCTTGCCAGCGGACTATTGATAACAATCGGTTTGCTTATTGCAATCATATTTCCAAAGCTATTAACGGCGACCATAGGCTTTTTGCTTATCGGATTGGGAGTTTCCTCTGTTGTTCCACTTGCTTATGGAGCTGCGGGAAAATCGAACAAAGTGCCCGCAGAAATTGCTCTCACAGCAGTTGCCTCTATTGGCTTTATCGGATTATTGATTGGCCCACCCATTATTGGCATTGTAGCAGGCTTAACAAGCCTAAGGATTTCCTTCTTAATTATTTCATTTCTGGGCCTATGTGTCGCTTTACTCTCTTTTGTGCTCAAACGAGATCAGGATTGA